Proteins from a genomic interval of Campylobacter concisus:
- the serB gene encoding phosphoserine phosphatase SerB, which translates to MIKLCVFDFDSTIMDGETIDILAAANNASEEVANITKRSMNGELDFFESLTKRVKFLKGLPLLKVNEICKNLPIIPGAGELIEALKQKGIKVVVFSGGFHNATDVMQKKLNFDANFANILHHKDGILTGEVGGEMMFSSSKGDMIDRLCGLLNLGKDEIMCVGDGANDISMFRKCDLSIAFCAKDILKKEATHCVDVKDLREILKFIR; encoded by the coding sequence TTGATAAAACTTTGTGTTTTTGACTTTGACTCTACAATAATGGACGGCGAGACGATAGATATTCTCGCCGCCGCTAATAATGCTAGTGAAGAAGTAGCTAATATAACTAAGCGTTCAATGAACGGTGAGCTTGATTTTTTTGAAAGTCTTACAAAAAGAGTAAAATTTTTAAAAGGATTGCCGCTTTTAAAAGTAAATGAAATTTGCAAAAATTTACCCATAATACCAGGAGCTGGCGAGCTAATAGAAGCTTTAAAGCAAAAAGGTATCAAAGTTGTGGTTTTTAGCGGTGGATTTCACAATGCAACCGATGTAATGCAAAAAAAACTTAATTTTGATGCAAATTTTGCAAATATTTTGCACCACAAAGATGGAATTTTAACAGGCGAAGTTGGCGGAGAAATGATGTTTAGTAGTTCAAAAGGAGATATGATTGACCGCTTATGTGGACTATTAAATTTAGGCAAGGACGAGATAATGTGCGTTGGGGACGGGGCCAATGACATATCGATGTTTAGAAAGTGTGATCTTAGCATTGCATTTTGTGCAAAAGATATCTTAAAAAAAGAAGCGACACATTGTGTTGATGTTAAAGACTTGCGTGAAATTTTAAAATTTATAAGGTAG
- the pheA gene encoding prephenate dehydratase, with translation MQELNELRKEIDAIDDLILNKLNERMKLVEQIGKLKQTSGTPIYRPERERAIINRLTSLSKDKALNKAAIEAIYLEIFAVSRNLEMPQKIVYLGPEGTYTHQAAQSRFGAMSAYLPLATIEAVFTKLAQKEAKYGVVPIENNTEGAVGATLDCLSKFDDIKIVAELYVDIHHSFVSINENLKEIKRIYSHPQGYNQCRKFLEDHMLNEVEFVPAKSTAAAAYMASMDRESAAICSKIAAKIYNVPIVYETIEDNMANRTRFLILSDFKNAKVENSKTSILAKTDHSPGRLADLLSIFKNENINITKLESRPIKQREFKSIFYLDFEGHIDDEKVQNAFELAKESGAEITWLGSYLNGEE, from the coding sequence ATGCAAGAGCTAAATGAGCTTAGAAAAGAGATCGATGCGATCGATGATCTCATCTTAAATAAACTAAATGAGAGAATGAAGCTTGTTGAGCAGATCGGTAAGCTAAAACAAACTAGTGGGACGCCTATATATCGTCCTGAGCGCGAGCGAGCTATCATAAACCGCTTAACTAGTCTTAGCAAAGACAAAGCCTTAAATAAAGCTGCGATCGAGGCCATTTATCTTGAAATTTTTGCTGTGAGTAGAAATTTAGAGATGCCTCAAAAGATCGTCTATCTAGGGCCTGAAGGCACTTACACGCATCAGGCGGCTCAGAGTAGATTTGGTGCGATGAGTGCCTATCTGCCACTTGCTACGATCGAGGCAGTTTTTACTAAGCTAGCTCAAAAAGAGGCAAAATACGGCGTCGTGCCTATCGAAAACAACACTGAAGGCGCTGTTGGAGCTACGCTTGATTGTTTGAGTAAATTTGATGATATAAAGATAGTGGCAGAGCTCTACGTAGATATCCATCACAGCTTTGTTAGCATAAATGAAAATTTAAAAGAGATAAAGCGAATTTACTCACATCCGCAAGGCTACAACCAGTGCCGTAAATTTTTAGAAGATCACATGCTAAATGAGGTCGAATTTGTCCCAGCCAAATCAACCGCAGCAGCTGCATATATGGCATCTATGGATAGAGAATCAGCCGCCATTTGCTCAAAAATCGCAGCTAAAATTTACAACGTGCCAATCGTCTATGAGACCATTGAAGATAATATGGCAAATAGAACGAGATTTTTGATCTTAAGCGATTTTAAAAATGCCAAGGTTGAAAACTCAAAAACTTCGATCCTAGCAAAGACTGATCACAGTCCAGGACGCCTTGCTGATCTGCTTTCTATCTTTAAAAATGAGAATATCAATATCACAAAACTTGAGTCACGTCCTATAAAGCAGCGCGAATTTAAGTCAATTTTTTACCTTGACTTTGAAGGGCATATCGACGATGAGAAGGTGCAAAACGCCTTTGAACTCGCAAAAGAGAGCGGCGCTGAGATAACGTGGCTTGGAAGCTATTTAAACGGAGAAGAGTAA
- the hisC gene encoding histidinol-phosphate transaminase: MKFNDFLDGLVNYEAGKPIELVVREFGIEAKDVIKLASNENPFGTSKRVEEALKEAAKKAHLYPDDSYFELKDGLAKKFGVTSKNLIIGSGSDQIIEYALHAKANKQSGVLMAGVTFAMYEIYAKQTGAKIYRTKSVEHNLSEFLEIYNAHKDEISVIFLCLPNNPLGECLDADEVFKFIKSVDENTLVVLDCAYNEFAKFKDSKKEIKPSEVVKFKNAIYLGTFSKAYALGGMRVGYGVANEEIIGALSKLRAPFNITTPSLRAAIVALDDDEFVQKTMQNNFEQMRRYEEFAKQNGIEFIPSYTNFITFKFNEPKSSQICEKMLKKGIILRDLKSYALNAVRITIGQAWQNDRVFEELKQILK; the protein is encoded by the coding sequence ATGAAATTTAATGACTTTTTAGATGGTCTAGTAAATTACGAGGCTGGAAAGCCGATTGAGCTTGTAGTTAGAGAGTTTGGTATCGAGGCAAAAGATGTGATAAAGCTAGCTAGCAACGAAAATCCTTTTGGCACTAGCAAACGCGTAGAGGAGGCACTAAAAGAGGCCGCTAAAAAAGCGCATCTCTATCCAGACGATAGCTACTTTGAGCTAAAAGATGGGTTGGCTAAAAAATTTGGCGTAACTAGCAAAAATTTAATCATCGGCTCTGGAAGCGACCAGATCATAGAGTACGCACTTCACGCAAAGGCAAATAAGCAAAGTGGCGTTTTGATGGCTGGCGTGACATTTGCGATGTATGAAATTTATGCAAAACAAACAGGGGCTAAAATTTACCGCACAAAGAGTGTGGAGCATAATTTGAGCGAGTTTTTAGAAATTTATAACGCGCACAAAGATGAAATTTCTGTCATTTTTCTTTGCTTGCCAAATAACCCATTAGGTGAGTGTTTGGACGCAGATGAGGTCTTTAAATTTATAAAAAGCGTTGATGAAAATACGCTTGTTGTGCTTGATTGTGCCTACAATGAATTTGCAAAATTTAAAGATAGCAAAAAAGAGATAAAGCCAAGCGAGGTGGTGAAATTTAAAAATGCCATCTATCTTGGCACTTTCTCAAAAGCCTACGCACTTGGCGGCATGCGCGTTGGATACGGCGTGGCAAATGAAGAGATCATAGGCGCTCTCTCAAAACTAAGAGCTCCATTTAACATCACAACTCCAAGCCTAAGAGCAGCGATAGTAGCGCTTGATGATGATGAATTTGTGCAAAAAACTATGCAAAATAACTTCGAGCAAATGAGGAGATATGAAGAATTTGCAAAGCAAAATGGCATAGAATTTATCCCAAGCTATACGAATTTTATAACTTTTAAATTTAACGAGCCAAAATCAAGCCAGATATGCGAAAAGATGCTAAAAAAGGGTATAATTTTGCGAGATCTAAAAAGCTACGCCTTAAATGCGGTGAGAATCACCATCGGTCAGGCATGGCAAAACGATAGAGTTTTTGAAGAGTTAAAGCAAATTTTAAAGTAG
- a CDS encoding chemotaxis protein CheW, which produces MNNKLNQVLSKQKQQMNGPELKNNEDIVQLVGFVVGEEEYAIPILNIQEIIKPIEYTRVPSVPDYVLGVFNLRGNVIPLIDLRKRFSLNVTKQSPSTRYIVMKDADNIAGFVIDRLTEAIRIDRNRIDPPPETLVKDKGMIYGIGKRDQNILTILKVESLLKRDF; this is translated from the coding sequence ATGAACAATAAACTAAATCAAGTTTTAAGCAAACAAAAACAGCAAATGAATGGTCCTGAGTTAAAAAATAATGAGGATATAGTTCAGCTAGTAGGATTTGTTGTCGGTGAGGAAGAGTACGCAATACCTATTTTAAATATCCAAGAGATAATCAAACCTATTGAATATACACGTGTTCCTAGTGTACCTGATTACGTTCTTGGCGTGTTTAACCTACGTGGAAATGTTATTCCTCTTATTGATTTGCGTAAGCGTTTTTCACTAAATGTCACAAAACAAAGCCCAAGCACAAGATATATCGTTATGAAAGATGCTGATAATATCGCTGGCTTTGTGATAGACCGCTTGACGGAGGCTATTAGAATAGACCGCAACAGGATCGATCCGCCACCAGAGACTTTAGTAAAAGACAAAGGCATGATTTATGGTATCGGAAAGCGCGACCAAAATATCCTTACGATCTTAAAGGTCGAAAGTCTTTTAAAACGTGATTTTTAG
- a CDS encoding LptF/LptG family permease: MKLYARYVGWVYIKSFLIVFLALELFYVGIDLLTNLKDLPPSANLQLLYVGLTSLSAIGYVLPLSLIFALIILHVNMVRSNELISFYALGISKNSLIFPPFFIALFVTIFYVGLNFTPFAYAHDYQKSIAKNTAFSKSTTDSFLKFEGKFIYIKELDSVNQIANDVRIFEINGTNLLSTTFANHANFKDNEWILKDVNQTLLPQILELGEVGFNKIQSENLDALKGFKPKSIESAVSVENSKFNIPDAINFIKTFKNEGIGLDSAKTAFYNLAIAPFFAPFLLLIFYYHLPVTGRFFNLALSTFIFVVITLVVWGLLFILAKFAQTSVILPEIGIVLPVILLFVYAIYLIKSHR, encoded by the coding sequence ATGAAACTATACGCCAGATACGTTGGCTGGGTCTATATAAAATCTTTTCTTATCGTGTTTTTAGCGCTTGAGCTATTTTATGTTGGCATTGATCTGCTTACAAATTTAAAAGATCTGCCGCCATCTGCAAACCTTCAGCTCCTTTATGTTGGGCTTACATCGCTTAGCGCTATTGGCTATGTTTTACCACTTTCGCTCATTTTTGCACTCATTATTTTACATGTAAATATGGTCAGATCAAACGAGCTAATCAGTTTTTATGCGCTTGGCATTAGTAAAAATAGCTTAATTTTTCCACCATTTTTTATTGCACTTTTTGTAACTATTTTTTATGTTGGCTTAAATTTTACTCCATTTGCCTATGCACACGACTATCAAAAAAGTATCGCTAAAAATACAGCTTTCTCAAAAAGTACGACCGATTCATTTTTAAAATTTGAAGGCAAATTTATCTATATAAAGGAGCTAGATTCTGTTAATCAAATAGCAAATGATGTTAGAATTTTTGAGATAAATGGCACAAATTTACTCTCAACTACATTTGCAAATCATGCTAATTTTAAAGACAATGAGTGGATTTTAAAAGATGTTAATCAAACTCTTTTGCCGCAAATTTTAGAGCTTGGTGAAGTCGGTTTTAATAAGATACAAAGCGAGAACTTAGATGCATTAAAAGGCTTTAAGCCAAAGAGTATTGAAAGCGCTGTTAGTGTTGAAAACTCAAAATTTAACATACCTGATGCGATAAATTTTATAAAGACATTTAAGAATGAAGGCATCGGTCTTGATAGTGCAAAAACAGCTTTTTACAACCTTGCTATTGCACCATTTTTTGCACCATTTTTGTTGCTCATTTTTTACTATCATTTGCCTGTAACTGGTAGATTTTTTAATCTTGCGCTTTCGACTTTTATTTTTGTTGTGATAACTCTTGTCGTTTGGGGACTGCTCTTTATTCTTGCAAAATTTGCACAAACTTCCGTGATCTTGCCAGAAATCGGCATAGTTTTGCCAGTTATTTTACTTTTTGTATACGCCATTTATCTCATAAAATCGCATCGTTAA
- the lysA gene encoding diaminopimelate decarboxylase, producing MDFKELARRYKTPLYIYDFNHIKNRYEALKNAFFARKSLICYAVKANSNLSVLKFLADLGAGFDCVSIGEVKRALLAGAKRYQIIFSGVGKSDDELKEALKNEILLINVESFAELLRLEKIAKGLNLKARISIRVNPGVDAKTHPYISTGLNENKFGVDAETAKKMYIHAKVSDSLEPTGIHFHIGSQLTSLSPIIDAANIVSELLRELRALEIDIKFFDVGGGLGIIYNDEKEINLYDYAQGILAALKGQDVTIVCEPGRFIVGNAGYFVASVLYEKFNGKKRFVITDGAMNDLIRPSLYGAHHEIFVCGKDKNLGVCDVVGPVCESGDFLAKDIELPECDSGDIIVVKGAGAYGFSMSSNYNTRNRAAEVCVLDGKDRLIRRRESFEDVVALEREFLESADARAK from the coding sequence ATGGATTTTAAAGAGCTTGCACGTAGATACAAAACCCCACTTTACATTTATGATTTTAACCACATAAAAAACCGCTATGAAGCACTAAAGAATGCATTTTTTGCTAGAAAATCTCTCATTTGTTATGCGGTGAAAGCAAACTCAAATCTAAGTGTTTTGAAATTTCTAGCCGACCTTGGAGCTGGATTTGATTGTGTTAGCATTGGCGAAGTAAAAAGAGCACTTTTAGCAGGCGCAAAGAGATATCAGATCATTTTTAGTGGCGTTGGCAAGAGCGATGATGAGCTAAAAGAGGCTTTGAAAAATGAAATTTTGCTCATTAATGTCGAGAGTTTTGCTGAACTTTTAAGGCTTGAAAAGATCGCAAAAGGGCTAAACTTAAAGGCAAGGATCAGTATTAGGGTAAATCCAGGTGTCGATGCAAAAACTCACCCATATATCTCAACAGGGCTAAATGAAAATAAATTTGGCGTTGATGCCGAAACAGCTAAAAAAATGTACATTCACGCTAAAGTTTCAGACTCTCTTGAGCCAACTGGCATACACTTTCACATCGGATCTCAGCTAACATCACTTAGCCCGATAATCGATGCTGCAAATATCGTTAGCGAGCTTTTAAGAGAGCTAAGAGCACTTGAGATAGATATCAAATTTTTCGATGTTGGCGGCGGACTCGGTATCATTTATAACGATGAAAAAGAGATAAATTTATACGACTATGCTCAAGGAATTTTAGCTGCACTAAAAGGCCAAGACGTGACTATCGTATGCGAGCCAGGACGCTTTATCGTAGGTAATGCTGGCTACTTTGTTGCAAGCGTTTTATATGAAAAATTTAACGGCAAAAAGAGATTTGTCATCACTGATGGCGCGATGAATGATCTTATAAGACCAAGCCTTTATGGTGCTCATCATGAAATTTTTGTTTGTGGCAAGGATAAAAATTTAGGTGTTTGCGACGTGGTTGGTCCAGTTTGTGAAAGTGGCGATTTTTTAGCAAAAGATATAGAGTTGCCAGAGTGCGATAGTGGCGATATTATCGTTGTAAAAGGTGCTGGAGCTTATGGTTTTAGCATGAGCTCAAACTACAACACAAGAAACAGAGCCGCTGAAGTTTGCGTGCTTGATGGCAAAGACAGACTTATAAGAAGACGTGAGAGCTTTGAAGATGTCGTGGCACTTGAGAGAGAATTTTTGGAGAGCGCTGATGCAAGAGCTAAATGA
- the pth gene encoding aminoacyl-tRNA hydrolase produces the protein MTLIAGLGNPGSKYENTRHNIGFMLIDLLKDSNYKDVSSAKFQGEVFKFNDIILLKPTTFMNLSGQSVKAVKDFYKPDRIIVIHDDLDLSFGAVKFKKGGSSGGHNGIKSIDGLIGNDYERVRVGIGHLGDAKNFVLGEFSDEEKKALDEILTYTKNAVCELLKSDINEISQKFTIKKGLIK, from the coding sequence GTGACACTAATAGCGGGGCTGGGAAATCCTGGCTCCAAATACGAAAACACTAGACATAATATAGGCTTTATGCTTATAGATCTCCTAAAAGACTCAAATTACAAAGATGTTAGCTCAGCTAAATTTCAAGGCGAAGTTTTTAAATTCAATGACATTATCTTACTAAAACCAACAACCTTTATGAACCTCTCGGGACAAAGTGTAAAAGCGGTCAAAGATTTTTATAAACCAGATAGAATAATCGTAATACACGATGACCTTGATCTTAGTTTTGGTGCAGTTAAATTTAAAAAAGGCGGCAGTAGCGGCGGCCATAACGGTATAAAATCGATCGATGGACTAATAGGCAACGACTACGAAAGGGTGCGTGTTGGCATTGGACACCTTGGTGATGCTAAAAATTTTGTCCTTGGAGAGTTTAGTGATGAGGAAAAAAAGGCTTTAGATGAAATTTTGACCTACACAAAAAATGCAGTTTGCGAGCTACTAAAGAGCGACATCAACGAAATCTCGCAAAAATTTACGATAAAAAAAGGTCTTATCAAATGA
- a CDS encoding 50S ribosomal protein L25/general stress protein Ctc: protein MLEGIVRESIGKKSAKALRRDGYLIANIYGKGLENVAAAFKVNDFIKEARKKESLAFDVKVGGKVYNVVIVDYQRDVVTSDLKHVDLKVALPGVLSKYMIPVKPVGTPIGLKNKGVLIQSKRRLCVKCTAENLPNSFDVDVSKLDIDDTILVRDITAPKGVTIVDADRVAVLGVIKAK, encoded by the coding sequence ATGTTAGAAGGAATCGTTAGAGAGAGTATCGGTAAGAAGTCTGCAAAGGCTTTGAGAAGAGATGGTTATCTAATCGCCAACATTTATGGCAAGGGATTAGAGAATGTTGCAGCTGCTTTTAAAGTAAATGACTTTATTAAAGAAGCACGCAAAAAAGAGAGCCTTGCTTTTGATGTAAAAGTAGGCGGAAAAGTTTATAATGTCGTTATTGTTGATTACCAAAGAGATGTTGTTACGAGCGATCTTAAACACGTAGATCTAAAAGTAGCACTTCCTGGCGTTTTGTCAAAATATATGATCCCAGTTAAGCCAGTTGGAACACCTATTGGTCTTAAAAATAAGGGCGTTTTGATCCAATCAAAAAGACGTCTTTGCGTAAAATGCACAGCTGAAAATTTACCAAATTCATTTGACGTTGATGTAAGTAAACTTGACATTGACGATACTATTTTGGTTCGTGATATCACAGCTCCTAAAGGCGTTACTATTGTAGACGCTGACCGTGTTGCGGTACTTGGAGTTATTAAAGCTAAATAA
- a CDS encoding hybrid sensor histidine kinase/response regulator, translating into MDDMKEIMEDFLIEAFELIEQIDHDLVELESNPEDLELLNRIFRVAHTVKGSSSFLNFDVLTELTHHMEDVLNKARKGELKITPDIMDVVLESVDMMKGLLSSIRDHGNDTAAGIDIKNICARLTQISEGEAPAAAPEAPTTPVAEPTPEPEPAAPAEEAPEISDAELSKLSDSEVEAEIERLLKVRKAEDQARRASKGIAPKSPSEIAPAASSTSAPAAKAESKEKDGDKKVPAASSGAVAQEQTIRVEVKRLDHLMNLIGELVLGKNRLLKIYDDVEERYEGEKFLEELNQVVSSLSLVTTDIQLAVMKTRMLPIAKVFNKFPRMIRDLSRDLGKQIDLEISGEETELDKSIVEEIGDPLVHIIRNSCDHGIEDPETRKAAGKPEKGLVQLKAYNEGNHIVVEIVDDGKGLDADMLKSKSIEKGIITEREADAMSEKEAFGLIFRPGFSTAAKVTNVSGRGVGMDVVKTNIEKLNGIIDIESEVGKGTVMKLKIPLTLAIIQSLLVGTQEEFYAIPLASVLETVRVPIDDIYTIDGKNVLRLRDEVLSLVRLSDVFGVEKAFDGGDQTYVVIIGVAEAKLGIIVDTLVGQEEIVIKSMGDYLQNIPGIAGATIRGDGRVTLIIDVGAMMEMAKDIKVDIRAEIEDSTKAKEKPSDYKVLIVDDSKMDRTIMQKALEPTGVTIIEATNGVEALNIVKSGEHSFDAILIDIEMPRMDGYTLAGEIRKYSKYRNLPLIAVTSRTSKTDRLRGVEVGMTEYITKPYSAEYLENVVRKNIKLA; encoded by the coding sequence ATGGATGATATGAAAGAAATAATGGAAGACTTTTTAATAGAGGCTTTCGAACTTATTGAGCAGATAGATCATGACCTTGTTGAGCTTGAGTCAAACCCTGAAGATTTGGAATTATTAAATAGAATTTTCCGCGTTGCTCACACAGTAAAAGGTAGCTCAAGCTTTTTAAATTTTGATGTTTTAACAGAGCTTACTCACCATATGGAGGATGTTTTAAATAAAGCTAGAAAAGGCGAGCTAAAGATCACTCCAGACATTATGGACGTAGTTCTTGAGTCAGTTGATATGATGAAAGGCTTGTTAAGCAGCATTAGAGATCATGGAAATGATACAGCTGCTGGCATTGATATTAAAAACATTTGCGCAAGACTTACTCAAATTTCTGAAGGCGAAGCTCCAGCAGCAGCTCCTGAAGCTCCTACCACACCGGTAGCTGAGCCAACACCAGAGCCAGAGCCAGCCGCGCCTGCCGAAGAAGCACCAGAGATAAGTGATGCTGAGCTTTCAAAGCTAAGCGACTCTGAAGTAGAAGCAGAGATAGAAAGACTCTTAAAGGTTAGAAAGGCTGAGGATCAAGCAAGGCGTGCTTCAAAAGGTATAGCTCCAAAATCTCCTAGTGAGATAGCTCCGGCTGCAAGTAGTACTTCAGCTCCAGCTGCAAAAGCAGAGAGTAAAGAAAAAGACGGAGATAAAAAGGTCCCAGCAGCAAGCAGCGGTGCAGTAGCACAGGAACAAACTATACGTGTTGAGGTAAAAAGACTTGACCACTTAATGAATCTAATCGGTGAGCTTGTTCTTGGTAAAAACCGCTTATTAAAAATTTATGATGACGTGGAAGAGAGATATGAGGGTGAGAAATTTCTTGAAGAGCTAAATCAAGTAGTCTCAAGCCTAAGTCTAGTTACGACTGACATTCAGCTTGCAGTTATGAAGACAAGAATGCTACCAATAGCAAAAGTCTTTAATAAATTCCCACGTATGATACGCGATCTTAGCCGCGATCTTGGCAAGCAAATCGATCTTGAAATTTCAGGTGAAGAGACTGAGCTTGATAAGTCAATCGTAGAAGAGATCGGCGATCCATTAGTTCACATCATCAGAAATTCATGCGATCACGGTATCGAGGATCCTGAGACAAGAAAGGCAGCAGGTAAACCAGAAAAAGGCCTTGTTCAACTAAAAGCTTACAATGAAGGTAATCATATCGTTGTTGAGATAGTTGATGATGGTAAAGGCTTAGATGCTGACATGCTTAAATCTAAATCGATAGAAAAAGGCATCATCACTGAACGCGAAGCTGATGCGATGAGCGAAAAAGAGGCATTTGGCCTTATCTTTAGACCAGGGTTTTCAACTGCGGCAAAGGTTACAAACGTATCTGGTCGTGGCGTTGGCATGGACGTTGTTAAGACAAATATTGAAAAGCTAAATGGCATCATTGATATTGAAAGTGAAGTTGGAAAAGGCACGGTTATGAAGCTTAAAATTCCACTCACGCTTGCGATTATTCAGTCGTTACTTGTTGGAACGCAAGAAGAATTTTATGCCATTCCACTTGCTAGCGTTCTTGAAACTGTTCGCGTGCCGATTGATGATATCTACACGATCGATGGCAAAAATGTACTAAGGCTAAGAGATGAAGTCTTGTCTCTTGTTAGACTCTCTGATGTATTTGGTGTAGAAAAGGCATTTGATGGTGGAGATCAAACTTATGTCGTAATAATCGGTGTTGCTGAAGCAAAACTAGGTATTATCGTCGATACTTTGGTTGGACAAGAAGAGATTGTTATTAAATCAATGGGCGATTATTTACAAAATATCCCAGGTATTGCCGGTGCGACTATTAGAGGTGATGGCCGTGTAACATTGATTATTGATGTTGGTGCTATGATGGAGATGGCAAAAGATATCAAGGTAGACATTAGAGCCGAAATAGAAGATAGCACAAAAGCAAAGGAAAAACCAAGCGATTATAAAGTCTTGATAGTTGATGACTCAAAAATGGATAGAACTATCATGCAAAAAGCACTTGAACCAACTGGGGTAACAATAATAGAAGCTACAAATGGTGTTGAGGCACTAAATATCGTAAAATCCGGAGAGCACTCTTTTGATGCGATCTTGATAGATATTGAGATGCCAAGAATGGATGGATATACACTGGCTGGCGAAATTAGAAAATACTCTAAGTATAGAAATTTACCGCTTATTGCTGTTACATCAAGGACGTCAAAAACAGATAGATTGCGTGGTGTAGAAGTTGGAATGACTGAGTATATTACAAAACCATATTCAGCCGAGTACTTAGAAAACGTCGTTAGAAAGAATATAAAATTAGCTTAG
- a CDS encoding transaldolase, translated as MYDNEAKFSLWCDFIERNFLQSEFNSLLENNIINGATSNPAIFKTAFASPAYKKIIETSNKRHPKDLYEILATQDIKIAACKMLKNYANGDDGFVSIEVDPNLSDDTAATIEEGIRLYNLISMPNVMIKIPATKDGYEAMSALMARGISVNATLIFSPDQAKNCLEAFKEGSKAYTSRFIDTTMPKGVISVFVSRFDRKLDEVMAAKSLPTGQIGIMNAANIYHLIEDFGLENVRTLFASTGVKGGDLRGDYYVRELMYKNSINTAPIETIKEFIKEKAEAKNVPSKENISSFFQIIKNNDIDINVVYKDLLSDGLKQFVSAFDDIMKSL; from the coding sequence ATGTATGACAACGAAGCTAAATTCTCTCTTTGGTGTGATTTTATAGAGAGAAATTTTTTACAAAGTGAATTTAACTCTTTATTGGAAAATAATATTATAAACGGCGCTACAAGCAACCCAGCTATTTTTAAAACAGCATTTGCTTCACCTGCTTATAAAAAGATCATAGAAACTAGCAATAAACGCCACCCAAAAGATCTTTATGAAATTTTGGCTACTCAAGATATAAAAATCGCCGCATGTAAAATGTTAAAAAATTATGCAAATGGCGATGATGGCTTTGTAAGCATTGAGGTTGATCCAAATTTAAGTGATGATACAGCCGCAACGATAGAAGAAGGTATCAGGCTTTATAATCTAATATCAATGCCAAATGTTATGATAAAAATTCCAGCTACAAAAGATGGTTATGAGGCGATGAGCGCACTTATGGCAAGGGGAATTAGTGTAAATGCTACGCTTATATTTTCACCAGATCAGGCTAAAAACTGTCTTGAAGCATTTAAAGAAGGTAGTAAGGCTTATACAAGTCGCTTTATAGATACTACTATGCCAAAAGGTGTGATAAGTGTTTTTGTAAGTAGATTTGATAGAAAGCTTGATGAAGTTATGGCTGCAAAGAGCTTGCCAACGGGACAAATCGGCATAATGAATGCTGCAAATATATACCACCTGATTGAAGATTTTGGACTAGAAAATGTAAGAACACTTTTTGCAAGTACAGGTGTAAAAGGCGGCGATTTAAGAGGGGATTATTACGTTAGAGAGCTAATGTATAAAAATTCTATAAATACAGCACCAATAGAGACGATAAAAGAATTTATAAAAGAAAAAGCAGAGGCAAAAAATGTGCCTAGTAAAGAAAATATCTCAAGCTTTTTTCAGATTATAAAAAATAATGATATAGATATAAATGTCGTTTATAAAGATTTATTAAGCGATGGTTTAAAGCAGTTTGTATCAGCATTTGATGATATTATGAAATCACTTTAA